One window of the Sphaerochaeta associata genome contains the following:
- the hflX gene encoding GTPase HflX has product MGIEQFIGSEEPVSKGKRVYEIKDEDQRALLLILVPPTESDQGAKRRAEELKALVDTMGALTVRTEFIPLRQTNSATLIGSGKVAAIKLLVEELEIDVVIFDQGINPRVQRNLEKEMETCVIDRDEVILQIFADRAATKEATLQVELARLEYSLPRLTRRWTNLNRQQGGVKGTKGEGETQLELDRRQIQDRIVALKQMLEKVVQQRTIQRNQRLSGNIPTGAIVGYTNSGKSSLLNALTNAGVLVEDKLFATLDPTTRMVKLPGGEEILLSDTVGFISDLPHNLVNAFKSTLEEAKYADFLIIVCDASHPDMIASYTTTVQVLEELGCTDKPAIVLANKMDKVEDAFAVSRLKSLYTPVLETSIKTGAGLDTLLTQIGITLHELCPTTTYLIPNSRHDLVAHIHRFGQVESIDYTEEGILVKSRIQERFQGQLHPFRYEQ; this is encoded by the coding sequence ATGGGTATTGAACAGTTCATCGGCTCCGAGGAGCCTGTTTCCAAAGGGAAACGTGTCTACGAAATCAAGGATGAAGACCAAAGGGCGCTCCTGCTCATCCTTGTTCCTCCAACAGAATCAGACCAAGGGGCAAAGCGAAGAGCCGAAGAGCTCAAGGCTCTTGTCGACACCATGGGAGCTCTCACCGTTAGGACTGAGTTCATTCCCTTGCGCCAAACCAACAGCGCCACGCTCATCGGCAGCGGCAAAGTCGCAGCCATCAAGCTCTTGGTGGAGGAACTGGAAATTGATGTCGTCATTTTCGACCAAGGCATCAACCCCCGGGTACAGCGCAACCTTGAGAAGGAGATGGAAACCTGCGTCATCGACCGTGATGAGGTGATCCTTCAGATTTTTGCCGATCGCGCCGCAACCAAGGAAGCCACCTTGCAGGTGGAGCTCGCCCGCCTTGAATACTCGCTGCCCAGGCTGACCCGCCGGTGGACGAACCTCAATCGTCAGCAGGGCGGTGTCAAGGGCACCAAGGGTGAAGGAGAGACGCAGCTCGAGCTCGACCGAAGGCAGATCCAGGACCGGATCGTCGCCCTCAAGCAGATGCTTGAGAAAGTGGTGCAGCAACGCACCATCCAGCGCAACCAGCGACTCAGTGGAAATATCCCCACCGGAGCCATTGTAGGCTACACCAACAGCGGCAAGTCCTCGCTGCTCAATGCGCTGACCAATGCCGGAGTACTTGTTGAAGACAAACTTTTTGCCACCCTCGATCCGACGACCCGGATGGTCAAACTACCCGGAGGGGAGGAAATCTTGCTCTCCGATACCGTAGGGTTCATCAGCGATCTGCCGCACAACCTCGTGAATGCCTTCAAGAGCACGCTCGAGGAGGCCAAATATGCTGATTTCTTGATTATCGTCTGTGATGCTTCCCATCCTGATATGATTGCAAGCTACACCACCACCGTCCAGGTACTGGAGGAGCTTGGCTGCACCGACAAGCCGGCAATCGTACTTGCGAACAAAATGGACAAGGTGGAGGATGCGTTTGCAGTTTCGCGTCTCAAGTCCCTGTATACTCCGGTACTGGAGACATCCATCAAAACCGGAGCCGGACTGGACACACTCCTCACGCAAATAGGCATCACACTTCACGAGCTCTGTCCCACGACAACCTATTTGATACCCAATTCACGGCACGATTTGGTCGCCCACATCCACCGGTTCGGCCAGGTTGAGAGCATCGACTACACTGAAGAGGGAATCCTGGTGAAAAGCCGCATCCAAGAGAGATTCCAAGGGCAGCTGCATCCCTTCAGATACGAACAATAA
- a CDS encoding OPT/YSL family transporter, whose amino-acid sequence MNRHLTVRGTLIGIAGLLVITASSMYVALRMGALPWPTIFVTVVSMAALRKAKGSTLQEINVTHTIMSSGAMVAGGLAFTLPGLWMLDPTANFSIPSLLVLTVVGAILGTLFSSLFRKKLIEEEALPYPMGIASYNTLQAGTKGGKGAKTLFASMGGSVIFTVLRDGFGKIPALLTLYGGSAVIPSFSIWVSPMAMGIGAIIGPLFALLWFGGAIFGYYILTPIGISQGLFASMAEADVFRSNLGIGLMIGTGLGVFFKAVASRLSAQKKLEEKQGGLPASSRLMIILILFFAVILLALGTELGLIEALVLMAGIYLATYLSGMLTGQTGINPMEIFGILVLLVIQLISNPSLIASFSIAAIVAVACGLTGDVMNDLKSGYLLKTDPRQQILGEGIGGVIGAILSVFVLLIMKAAFGGFGTAELPAPQAAAVSAMVGGLQHIPAFLIGLGVGLVLYFSKLPSATLGLGVYLPIYISSIMGLGALLSVLMNKVLFRKHGKEKIGEETGLVASGLLGGEGITGVAIAILSMFK is encoded by the coding sequence ATGAACAGACATCTGACTGTACGTGGGACACTAATCGGCATTGCAGGACTCTTGGTCATTACCGCAAGTTCCATGTATGTGGCTTTACGTATGGGAGCCCTTCCTTGGCCCACCATCTTCGTCACGGTTGTCAGCATGGCCGCCTTGCGAAAGGCAAAGGGATCCACCCTGCAGGAAATCAATGTCACCCATACCATCATGAGCAGCGGGGCGATGGTCGCCGGAGGACTTGCCTTCACACTGCCGGGTCTTTGGATGCTGGACCCGACGGCAAACTTCTCCATTCCCAGCCTCCTGGTGCTCACAGTAGTGGGAGCCATTCTGGGAACCCTGTTTTCTTCACTCTTTCGTAAAAAACTCATCGAAGAAGAAGCTCTTCCATACCCGATGGGTATTGCCAGCTACAACACACTGCAAGCGGGAACCAAGGGAGGGAAAGGTGCAAAAACGCTCTTTGCCTCTATGGGAGGTTCCGTCATATTCACTGTATTGCGTGATGGATTCGGAAAAATCCCTGCGCTGCTCACCCTCTACGGCGGGAGTGCCGTCATCCCCTCGTTCTCCATCTGGGTCTCCCCCATGGCAATGGGTATCGGAGCCATCATCGGTCCGTTGTTCGCCTTGCTCTGGTTCGGAGGAGCCATCTTCGGCTACTACATCCTCACCCCGATCGGCATCTCCCAAGGCCTGTTCGCCTCCATGGCCGAGGCTGATGTTTTCAGGTCCAACCTGGGTATCGGGCTGATGATCGGAACCGGTCTGGGAGTCTTCTTCAAAGCCGTAGCATCAAGGCTGAGCGCACAAAAGAAGCTCGAAGAGAAACAGGGAGGACTTCCGGCTTCCAGCCGCCTGATGATCATCCTCATACTTTTCTTTGCCGTCATCCTTCTCGCCCTGGGAACCGAGCTCGGCCTTATTGAAGCGCTGGTCCTCATGGCAGGCATCTACTTGGCGACCTATCTATCGGGCATGCTTACCGGACAGACCGGCATCAACCCGATGGAAATCTTCGGAATCCTCGTTCTCTTGGTCATCCAGCTCATCTCCAACCCTTCTCTGATAGCATCATTCAGCATCGCCGCCATCGTAGCAGTGGCATGCGGCCTGACCGGGGACGTCATGAACGACCTGAAGAGCGGGTACCTGCTCAAGACCGATCCAAGGCAGCAAATCCTTGGAGAGGGCATCGGAGGGGTCATCGGAGCCATCCTCTCGGTCTTCGTGCTCCTGATCATGAAGGCTGCCTTCGGCGGCTTCGGTACCGCAGAGCTTCCCGCTCCCCAGGCTGCAGCAGTCTCGGCGATGGTCGGAGGACTACAACATATTCCCGCCTTCCTCATCGGTCTTGGCGTAGGATTGGTTCTCTACTTCTCCAAACTTCCCAGTGCAACCCTCGGCCTTGGAGTCTACCTGCCTATTTACATCTCTTCGATCATGGGCCTGGGAGCACTCTTGTCGGTTCTCATGAACAAAGTGCTGTTCAGAAAGCACGGCAAGGAAAAAATTGGTGAAGAGACCGGACTGGTAGCCAGCGGCCTGTTGGGAGGCGAGGGAATAACAGGTGTGGCGATTGCTATTCTTTCGATGTTTAAATAG
- a CDS encoding MerR family transcriptional regulator gives MQTYTTKALASLAHVHPNTVRLYERLQFITCSERKANGYRVFTDIHVIQMQLTRLSLRSEILQHGLRDQALYILRRSADLDLEGALDATAAYASSLEEEIVRARSAVSDVASLLASDHIGCPVALTRKQTALRLGLTIDTLRNWELNGLIQTKRSRNGYRIYDGEDLKRLSIIRTLRLANYSLMSILRLMNGLEDAGESELETILNTPAPSEDIISVCDRLLISLEAAKADALQMEQLLLKIMHLMEPSTEPPDF, from the coding sequence ATGCAAACGTACACGACAAAGGCATTGGCCTCGCTGGCCCATGTGCATCCGAATACCGTACGCCTCTATGAGCGGCTCCAGTTCATCACCTGCTCGGAACGAAAAGCAAATGGCTATCGGGTTTTCACCGACATCCATGTGATTCAGATGCAGCTCACGCGTTTGTCCCTCCGATCGGAGATCCTGCAGCATGGATTGCGTGACCAAGCGTTGTACATCCTGCGACGGAGTGCCGACTTGGATTTGGAGGGAGCCTTGGATGCAACTGCCGCGTATGCATCGAGCCTTGAAGAGGAGATAGTGCGAGCACGCTCGGCAGTCAGTGATGTCGCCTCACTGCTTGCCAGCGATCATATCGGTTGCCCGGTCGCTCTTACCAGAAAGCAGACGGCACTGAGATTGGGCCTCACCATCGATACACTGCGCAACTGGGAGCTCAATGGTCTGATCCAGACAAAACGCAGCAGGAATGGGTATCGCATCTATGACGGCGAGGACCTGAAGCGCCTTTCGATCATCCGTACGCTCAGACTGGCCAATTACTCGCTTATGTCGATTCTGAGATTGATGAACGGGCTCGAAGATGCCGGAGAATCCGAGCTTGAGACGATTCTTAATACACCTGCACCCTCCGAGGACATAATCTCTGTTTGTGATCGGCTTCTGATCTCTCTGGAAGCGGCAAAAGCCGATGCCTTGCAGATGGAACAACTGTTGTTGAAAATTATGCATCTGATGGAACCCTCCACTGAACCACCAGACTTTTGA
- the rlmN gene encoding 23S rRNA (adenine(2503)-C(2))-methyltransferase RlmN: MEQTKHLPLSLYGLEAETIAEILSLTKNFQAKQIFNWLVKGVYTFEAMTDLPKAERERLSSLMSSACSSSIHTSETDESGATKMGIRLHDGKVVECVLLVDKKGRHTACLSSQVGCAQGCTFCRTGTMGLFRNLSAEEIIEQYIHLLSASKQPITHIVYMGMGEPLANIAPVTRSIRYFHNPKTFNISLRRITVSTCGVVPGILKLAEQKLPVKLAVSLVSADNRLRDRIMPVNQTWDIMTLKKALLHYQRLGGKRFTIEYCMLGNTNTDEISAKKLASYVRDLDVIVNLIPWNPAEELPYQTPTEEEIDHFTLLLDRLHVNYTRRRSRGREINGACGQLAVPINKGLDLDYESMVDEDDE, encoded by the coding sequence ATGGAACAAACCAAACACCTACCCCTCTCCCTCTATGGGCTGGAGGCGGAGACAATCGCAGAAATATTGTCCCTTACAAAGAACTTCCAAGCCAAGCAAATCTTCAATTGGCTTGTCAAGGGAGTATATACCTTTGAGGCCATGACTGACCTGCCCAAGGCGGAACGGGAAAGGCTTTCCTCACTGATGAGCAGCGCCTGCTCCTCGAGTATTCACACATCCGAAACCGATGAGAGCGGAGCCACCAAGATGGGTATCCGCCTTCATGACGGCAAGGTGGTTGAATGTGTCCTGCTTGTCGACAAAAAGGGTCGGCACACAGCCTGTCTTTCCAGCCAGGTCGGATGCGCCCAGGGGTGCACCTTCTGCCGAACCGGCACGATGGGCCTCTTTCGCAACCTCAGCGCAGAGGAGATCATCGAGCAGTACATCCACCTGCTGTCTGCAAGCAAGCAGCCCATTACCCACATCGTCTATATGGGAATGGGAGAACCACTTGCCAATATTGCACCTGTGACCCGCTCGATCCGGTATTTCCACAACCCCAAAACCTTCAACATCAGCCTCAGACGCATAACCGTCTCCACCTGTGGCGTTGTTCCCGGCATTCTCAAGTTGGCCGAACAGAAACTGCCGGTCAAGCTGGCAGTCTCGCTCGTCAGTGCCGACAACCGGCTGCGCGATCGGATCATGCCGGTCAACCAGACCTGGGACATCATGACGCTGAAGAAAGCCTTGCTGCACTATCAGCGGCTCGGCGGCAAGCGATTTACCATCGAATATTGCATGTTGGGAAATACCAACACCGATGAGATCAGTGCAAAGAAACTTGCCAGCTATGTGAGAGATTTGGATGTAATCGTCAACCTCATCCCCTGGAACCCTGCCGAGGAGCTGCCTTACCAGACCCCGACGGAAGAGGAAATCGATCACTTCACCCTGTTGCTCGACCGCCTGCACGTCAACTACACCCGCCGTCGTTCACGAGGCAGGGAGATCAACGGAGCCTGTGGACAGCTTGCTGTGCCCATCAACAAAGGGCTTGATTTGGACTATGAAAGCATGGTTGACGAGGATGACGAATAG
- a CDS encoding MFS transporter has translation MQGWKTKTILFLASQGITLFGSSIVQFALVWYITLQSSSGVWVSALTLCAFVPQFLVSFVSGALSDRCNKKYLIIASDAVIAAATLALVLLVPRLDSDTTVFYALLVVSIVRSAGSGVQIPAVASMIPLLVPAEQLMRFNGLNAALTSLVQFASPFAAGAFLTLSSLRSTLLLDVSTAVVGICLLAFLLIPHEKKQTGKTSLFQDVKQGAVYALQNRWVGKMLMVHGLFIFLAVPAGFLATLFVTRYYKESYAYMTIVEVVGFAGMSLGGVLMSTWGGFKNQVTSFLAGMSAFGILAIGMGLIDSFIVYLALMAIYGIALTMVQTATMTLLQQRTDTSMQGRIFAFLNIMYSGALPLGMALFGPLSDVVSMRVLMVLSGVLLMLLVLKLRFDRQFYSSSSSTMLS, from the coding sequence ATGCAAGGTTGGAAAACCAAAACAATCCTGTTTTTGGCAAGCCAGGGAATTACCCTGTTCGGCTCTTCGATCGTCCAGTTTGCGCTTGTCTGGTATATAACACTGCAGAGCTCTTCGGGAGTGTGGGTGTCGGCTCTGACCCTCTGTGCCTTCGTCCCGCAGTTTTTGGTCTCGTTTGTATCGGGGGCTCTCTCGGACCGGTGCAATAAGAAATATTTGATTATCGCCAGCGATGCTGTGATCGCCGCAGCCACTCTTGCCTTGGTGCTTCTGGTGCCGCGCCTCGACTCCGATACCACCGTTTTCTATGCCCTTCTGGTTGTTTCCATAGTCCGTTCTGCAGGCAGCGGCGTACAGATTCCGGCCGTTGCATCCATGATTCCCTTACTGGTACCAGCCGAACAACTGATGCGTTTCAATGGTCTCAATGCTGCTCTGACATCCTTGGTCCAGTTTGCCTCACCCTTTGCTGCGGGAGCCTTTCTGACCTTATCAAGCCTTCGCTCAACGTTGTTGCTTGACGTAAGTACAGCCGTGGTCGGAATCTGCCTGCTCGCATTTCTTCTCATTCCACACGAGAAAAAGCAGACAGGCAAGACTTCCTTGTTTCAGGATGTCAAGCAAGGTGCTGTGTATGCATTACAAAACCGTTGGGTCGGAAAAATGCTGATGGTACACGGCCTCTTTATTTTCCTGGCGGTTCCTGCAGGTTTTCTTGCCACCTTGTTTGTGACTCGTTATTACAAGGAGAGCTATGCGTATATGACCATTGTAGAGGTGGTCGGCTTTGCCGGAATGAGCCTGGGCGGGGTATTGATGAGCACCTGGGGCGGATTCAAGAATCAGGTTACGTCATTTCTGGCGGGGATGAGTGCTTTCGGGATACTTGCCATCGGTATGGGCCTGATCGACAGCTTCATCGTCTACCTGGCTCTCATGGCAATCTATGGAATTGCACTTACCATGGTGCAGACGGCTACCATGACACTGCTTCAGCAACGAACCGATACAAGTATGCAAGGCAGGATTTTTGCATTTCTCAACATCATGTACAGCGGAGCGCTCCCTCTGGGCATGGCCCTGTTCGGGCCCTTGTCGGATGTAGTGTCCATGCGCGTTCTCATGGTCCTTAGCGGAGTTTTGCTCATGCTTTTGGTGCTCAAACTCCGCTTTGACCGACAGTTCTATTCGTCATCCTCGTCAACCATGCTTTCATAG
- the ychF gene encoding redox-regulated ATPase YchF, producing MGLNCGIVGLPNVGKSTIFSALTAAPAEVANYPFCTIDPNVGIVSVPDPRLDKIVALIPPAKVVPATFEFVDIAGLVAGASKGEGLGNRFLASIREVGVIAHVVRCFDDSDIIHVNNKIDPAGDIETINIELALADLDTVTNRWAKQAKLTRLSKEAQKENEKVLPVLTKLKECLEDGKSARSLKLEEEELAMVYDLHLITLKPVIYVCNVDEDGIVEENEYVKTVRAIAEAEGSEVVVICGKIESEIAVLETEEEKREFLEAVGLKESGLNQLIRSAYHTLGMRTFFTAGSDEDRAWTFHAGYKAPQAAGVIHSDFEKGFIKAEVFNCEDLFLYKTEQKVKEAGKLRMEGKEYVVQDGDIMHFRFNV from the coding sequence ATGGGTTTAAATTGCGGCATAGTAGGGCTTCCCAATGTTGGTAAGTCGACGATTTTCTCAGCCTTGACGGCAGCTCCTGCCGAAGTTGCGAACTATCCTTTTTGTACAATCGACCCCAATGTGGGCATTGTCAGCGTTCCTGATCCACGTCTTGATAAGATTGTTGCATTGATTCCTCCTGCAAAAGTAGTCCCTGCCACCTTCGAGTTTGTAGACATTGCAGGCTTGGTCGCCGGAGCAAGCAAGGGGGAGGGCTTGGGCAACCGCTTCCTGGCCTCCATCAGGGAGGTGGGGGTCATCGCCCATGTAGTCAGGTGCTTCGACGACAGCGACATCATCCATGTCAACAACAAAATCGATCCGGCAGGTGACATTGAGACGATCAACATCGAGCTGGCCCTCGCCGATCTGGACACGGTGACCAACCGTTGGGCGAAGCAGGCCAAGCTCACCCGCTTGAGCAAGGAAGCACAGAAGGAGAACGAGAAAGTACTTCCCGTTCTCACCAAATTGAAAGAGTGCCTGGAGGATGGAAAATCAGCGCGGTCACTGAAGCTGGAGGAAGAGGAGCTAGCCATGGTCTATGACCTGCACCTCATCACCCTCAAGCCTGTCATCTATGTATGCAACGTCGATGAAGACGGCATCGTAGAGGAGAATGAATATGTCAAGACCGTACGAGCCATCGCCGAAGCCGAGGGATCGGAAGTGGTGGTCATCTGCGGCAAGATTGAATCTGAGATTGCCGTGTTGGAGACCGAGGAAGAGAAGCGCGAGTTCCTTGAGGCGGTGGGGTTGAAGGAATCCGGGTTGAACCAGCTCATCCGCAGTGCCTACCATACGCTGGGAATGCGTACCTTCTTTACTGCCGGCTCTGATGAAGACCGTGCGTGGACATTCCATGCAGGCTACAAGGCCCCCCAGGCCGCCGGTGTCATCCATTCTGACTTCGAAAAGGGCTTCATCAAGGCAGAGGTGTTCAATTGTGAAGACCTTTTTCTGTACAAGACCGAACAGAAGGTAAAGGAAGCAGGAAAACTCAGGATGGAAGGCAAGGAGTACGTGGTGCAGGACGGTGACATCATGCATTTCCGCTTCAATGTATAA